The proteins below are encoded in one region of Flavobacteriales bacterium:
- a CDS encoding thiamine phosphate synthase, with the protein MKLVVVSSSEKFRSEIPMVIDLLNAGLETFHLRKSKFTTARLAEYIEQIPEKYHSRIIIHSHHKLALRYNLKGIHLSKTHRKKSAKTFLKLLWYKLRKPKLVITRSFH; encoded by the coding sequence ATGAAACTTGTAGTGGTTAGCTCGTCGGAAAAATTCAGATCGGAAATACCGATGGTAATCGATTTGTTAAATGCGGGATTAGAAACTTTTCATTTAAGAAAATCGAAATTCACTACAGCTAGACTTGCGGAATATATTGAGCAAATTCCTGAAAAATATCATTCGAGGATTATCATTCATTCCCATCATAAACTTGCGCTGAGGTATAATTTAAAAGGCATTCACCTAAGTAAAACACACCGAAAAAAATCGGCCAAAACCTTTTTGAAATTATTGTGGTATAAACTTAGAAAACCCAAATTAGTAATCACGCGATCCTTTCATCA